In Chanodichthys erythropterus isolate Z2021 chromosome 20, ASM2448905v1, whole genome shotgun sequence, the genomic stretch cgaccggtttggactacaacaagcttcttcctgggttggtcacatcataaaccctgcaaaacactgCCCCcaggaacatgcaacaaagtgggcgatgCCATGTCGCGTGGCATAATGGAAGtggaagagttgtgtacaccaGACGCGAGTGGCacgacgcgtcaaaagataatagaacccattataatctgtgatattttactgaaagatggagcagttcccattttaaaagcagaagctgctttttattggcttcaaactgtaagtatgttttattgtttgtacatgtcttttaaatgtgtaagttctgttgctattttttggttgcatcaaggacgtaaacaaagaccaatgcatttttgcttcgctagccagttagctaaattctacaaATTCTACAAACAGCAACAAGAGCaacaacaaacttctatgttcatagacaaacagttgttcatgctataaattaaacaatacctttacaaaaatgctactactcagtcatgtattcggctacagtaaatctttaatcaggataaaactttATATTGAAAGCTATCAAACAGCAGTGACGTAAATCCTTAAAGGACTGTAAACCATTGTTCCCCCCCAACATTGGCCAAAACATTGATCCCACTATCACTCCAGTCAGAGAAAACAAAAGGTTTATTATATGAAAGAAGTTTATGATTACAGAATAATGGGGAATTGGAATGCCAAATATGATCATTATGGGAAAACACTGAGGTAGCCCACCAGGTAGAAAGATTCAGTCAGACTGTGACAGGTTGCAAAGTAAACGTCCAATGATAAAGCTTAAAGTCAGATAATGCAAGTCCGCTGGCATCCTTGCAACACTGCAGTGTTGAATATTTTATACAGGGAGGCTTGCCGTTCCATATGAATTTAGAAGTTAATCTTTGCAATTTAGACCAATAATCTAAATGTGgtgacaaaaaaatatatataatgcacaGTAAAATATCAATTTTAATGACAGAAACCCGGGCTTGTAAAGATAAAGATAATGTTGACCAATAATATATATCCTGGAAATTTTTCAAAGCTATAGTGTGCAGAGAAGGAGAGATGTCCACACCCAAATATCTAAAACTGGTAACATTCAGAATAAAACATGATAAAACCGAATTAACAGATAAATTATTTAAGTGCATCAATGCAGATTTAGTCCAATTAatctaaaaattaattaatcttAAAGACTAAATATGATGAATAGACTTAGCTGTCATCTGCATATTGTGAAATTCTATGGGAAGTATTACTAAAAGTGATATGACTAATTTTCTGAGCAAGAGGCTCAAGAGAGGGGTaaaatgtctcaggttacgtatgtaaccatggttccctgagaacagggaactcAACACTGCGTTTATGAGGACAAGAGATGGCTGTTGACGAGGAAGCAGGTGAGCCTGCTTCCTCTTCAACAGCCATCTCGTGTCCTCATATGCGGTAAACGCAGTGTTGAGTTCCCTGTCGAAAGGGATCAAGAGTGCCGAGAGGGGGCAGCCCTGACACGTCCAGGCTCATCTGCTTCCTCTTCAACAGCCATCTCCTGTCCTCATATGCGGTAAACACAAtgttgagttccctttcgaaagggaacaagAGTGGCGAGAGGGGGCAGCCCTGACGTAATAtagaacagtggttctcaactccagtcctcgggagccactgctctgcacattttgtatgtctctcttatctgacacactcaattcagttcatgcagactctcctaatgagctgatgattaaatcaggtgtgttaaataagggatacatacaaaatgtgcagagcagtgggtcccgaggactggagttgagaaacactgatatAGAAAACTTTGGAGAGGGGATGCTACCTGTCATGACCACCACAGAAGGACTGGTATATAGTACTTTAACCATACCAATGCTGACCAAAGGGAATGCCATTCAAGCCTATTGAAGGCTTTCTCAGAATCCAAGGACATAGTGCACAATATGTCCATTCCACTAGCCGTGTATATAATATGCAATAACCGACAAACATTATCAGCTGCAAGGTGAGATTTAATAAAACTGATTGTTATGCACCAGTATATTCATTAATGCTTCTAAATGTGAGGCCAAAACTTTAGCGAACAATTTCACGTCACAGTTTAAAAGAGACAACAATCTACAATAACCACACTGAATCAGATCTTTGTTAGGCGTACAGATGGTACTCAGCCCGAATGCTTTTTTGTTGCCGCAGGTACCGTTGCGGATTTCGGCGGGAAATTCATTTCTGCTCTTGACTGCTAAGTGGTGCTATACCCATAGACTTTCACATGTTATTGAGTGGACGGATCACAGCTCGTTTTCGCAAGTAGCAGTCAACTGCGCCATGtggagattaaaaaaatactatcaataagattttttaaaaataacttttttttttactttatctAAATtatctttcttctgttgaacataaaagaatatattttgaagaatgttggtaatcagaCAGTTGATGgaagccattgacttccatattaGGAAAAAATTCTCTGGAAGTGATCggctaccatcaactgtctggttaccaacattcttcaaaatatcttcttttgtgttcaacagaagaaagaaactcatacaggtttggaataacatgagggtgagtaaatgttgacagaatttaagagtgaactatccctttaaattttattgaacccagaatattgttttaaagttttaagcATTGTTTGTAGTTATTTTGTGACTGTGATTTTGTTAAGATTTTCTGTAGTTGAAAAAGTAAAATTGTTGTTACCAGTGAAAGTCAGTAATTTGCTCTcaatttcaataaatatttttttacaggacTTTAACTGACAACTTTTTTGCTAGTAAATTCAGTCACTTTCACCAGCTGTAAATTTCAAACTGGTGAAAGTGACTGAGCTTGTAGAAAGAGAGGTGACTTGCGGTGGGCACCCCACTGGCACCAGGCAATGTTAGCTTCATTCCTCTTAATTCACCTTGCAAAAAACTTGATGCCAGTGGTACCCCAAGGAGACCATCATAACCACTGACTCAATATTGCTTCACTGGATATCAAGACAGGCTTCAATGGCCTGAGCTAGATATATTGGTTTTGTCAGTGCTGTACACAGTGTGTACAACATTTTGAAAAAGAAGATGATTTGTAAAGTTATTGCATCATCAGTACTATAATCAGtactttttaaatgaaaatctcAAACCTTGGTTTCTCCAGTTGACACTGTGGACTGTTCTTTCTGTCCTGCAGGTTATTGTTactcagatccagctctctcagaAGAGAGTCTGATGATTGCAGAACTAAGGCCGCACTTTCACAGCATTCATCACTGAGATTACAGCCTGCAAGTCTGTAACAGTGGAAGAacagaaatattacaataaaattcTCTACAACTGTCTTATGTTGTTCAAGATTAATGATCTGTGACTTCAAAGCATATGTGCTCTAATTATCATTGATCCAGAACACCTGAAGGAAGCTGCATCACTGCCAAGGACAcatgactctttttttttttaaggaaatgtGGCAAGCTAGCATCAGCTTCATAGCATGAGTTGTATGAGTGCATGTACACTGCATCATCATcacattaagaaaaaaaaaaagtgatttttgttcacaaaatgaaagtcagtggggacCAATTTTGTTGTCCCCATTGGACTTTCACTGCATTGACAAAAACAgattaaacatttttcaaaatatcataTTTTGTGTTCTACAGGAGAAATGCATAGAGATTTTAAATGACGTAAggatgtgtaaatgatgacataatatTCATTTAAGGTGAACTTTGCTTTTAACATTGATGTAGCAATCAAATCTAAAGTATAAAGCCATCAAAATAGATTAACATTAGAGTGCTGTGATTTGTTAAAAATATCCAAATCTATCTATAAGATATCAACATGGAGTTCTACTGCTTGTGGATAGAATGTTCAGGTTGAAATGGTATGTCGAAATTGCTACACAAGACAAAGTACTCTGGCAATAGTCAGTTGTACCAGAAAGAGtaaatattaatagaataatagaataagaaagaaagaaagaaagaaagaaagaaagaaagaaagaaagaaagaaagaaagaaagaaagaaagaaagaaagaaagaaagaaagaaagaaatagtaGGGTTATTTCTGAAAGAACTATCACTTATGCTGTCATTTATATGCATGACCTTCTGGTatccttttattttaatttctctgAAGTTGCAAAAATGTGCAAAAGCAACATTGCTTTGGACAACAAAATACTGCAGACATTATCTCACCAGTGCTTAGAATGGCTAAAGAATTAAAAGTAGCGGCAATTTAGGGTGAATTACTTTGGCCCTTTTGTGCACTGCTTGATTGTGTTATGTCATGATTTTTGGGATACTTGAGATAATTGTGATACTTGTTACAACACAGTTTTTCTGAATATCAAGTCATGTGTTCCCATGCATAATATTACTGAATCATGTGAACACTCACATAACTTTTCTGCAGTTGTTCACAGCGGGTAAAAGTCTTTCTCTACCCACATCTGATGTGTTGTATTTCCTGAGGTCCAACTCATCCAGCGGCTCCTCCGACATCTGAAGCATGTAGGCAATTGCTGAGCAGTGAGCAGGAGAGAGTTTCTCTTCTGAGTGTTTGTCTGATTTCACAAACTCCTGAATCTCTGTGAACAGAGTCTGATCCTTCATTTCTAGCAAACAGAGGAACAGATTGATGGATCTGCTATCTAAGAGAAAACGACTATCTTTGATTTTGTCTTTAATGTAACACATGGTTTTCTTAATGCTCTCTGAGCTGTTCTCTGTTCTTATCAGTAGATCCTCTAAAAGTCTCTGGTTGGACTCCAGTGAGAGACCCAGCAGGAACCTGAGAAAAAGATCTAGGTGTCCGTTTTCACTGTTAAGAGTTTTATAAACTGCTGGTTTTAGTAGTTCACACAGAGAATTGTCCTCAGACCTGTACATCTCATATGAACTGCCCAGAAACAACTGTAGTGATTCTTTGTTCTTAATTACATGGGAGTAAAACACATAGAAAGCAGCAAGAAACTCCTGAAAACTCAGATGTATGAAGCTGTAGACTTTCCTCTGAAAAATCACAGATTCCTCCTTAAAGATCTGGGTGCAAATCCCAGAATACACTGAGGCATCAGTGACGTCTATGCCGCTCTCTCTCAGGTCCTCCTCATAGAACATCACATTGCCCTTCATCAGCTGATTGAAAGCCACTTCAGAAAGTTTCACAATCACTTTTCTGTTGGACTGCAAGAGTTTCTCTGGATCTCTCTCTTCATACTTCTGATTCCTCATGTTAATCTGAATCAGCAGGAAGTGGATGtacatttcagtcagagtttgaGGAATTTCTGCACTCAGATCTTCTTTCAGGAGCTTTTGAAGCACAGTGGCTGAGATCCAGCAGAAGACTGGTATGTGACACATGATGTGGATGCTTCGTGCTCTTCTGATGTGTGAGATGATTCTGCTGGCTTGATGCTCATCACTGATTCTCTTCCTTAAATATTCCTCCTTCTGAGGGTCATTGAATCCCTGTATCTCTGTCAGACGGTTGATGTATTTGGAGgggatctgattggctgctgctgGTCTGGAGGTGATCCAGATGTGAGCGGAGGGAAGCAGCTCTCCTTTCATGAGCTTTGACATCAACACACCCACTGATGAAATCTCAGTCACATCAGAAACTTTCTGAGCATCTGAAAACATCAGTGTGATTCTGCTTTcatccagaccatcaaagatgaaCACAACTTTACACTCCTCATAAATATTTGAGTTCAGATCTTGAAGTTCAGGATGAAAGTCCAGCAGAAGCCTGTGAAGACTGTACTGGTGATCTCGGATCAAGTTCAGCTCTCGAAATGGAAGCACAAACATGAAATCTACATCCTGATTGGCTTTTCCCTCTGCCCAGTCCAAAATGAACTTCTGCACAGAGACGGTTTTTCCGATTCCAGCAATGCCTTTAGTAAGAACAGTCTTGATCTGGTCTTTCTCCTCACATCCTGGTTTAGGTGAGGGTTTAAAGATGCAATTACAGTAGATTAGAGTTTCTTGTGAGCATTTTGTTCTGGTTGGTTTCTCCATTTGTACAACCTCATGTtcttcattcactccttcactCTCTCCCTCTATGATGTAGAGCTGTGTGTAGATCCTGTTCAGCAGGGTTTGATTCTCTTGCAGTTTGATTCCTTCAAATAAAGTCTCATACTTGTTCTTCATTCTGGTTTTGTGAGTCTCTTTTACTCTGCGCAGGACATCATCTGCTGGTGGGTAAGAATCCCGcagcagtgtgtgtgtctgcagagCTGCTGCTTTGTTGTGCTGCCTGATGTGGCTCTGACAGGAGGAAGAAGTGCAGGTCAGATCTTCTCCTTCGCCACTGCAGAGACAGGAACAAGAAATAAGACGAATAgacaaataattataataaaaaaaaaaaaaaagattcatatAGAGAAAATACCtaatattaaaggtacaatttgtgatatttttttccgctagaagtcgctagaagcctattcaaaacaaaggcgtagtttgatgacgccaagttttagagcggaaacttgggacatgtggtctccatctcaacggacggtgcaaaagaatggggattggagtctggaagaactcatgttcgtggatgcgatttttaacgttactgtaatatgaagcagagcagaacCGAgggttgcgggagctgaacaaGGAGCTgaagcgattgatcaacacacgcctcacgagcagcggggcttttattatgacacagtcgccggcgccgcttgcgcttttccggtcatgagtttacgggagcggTCCTTGTCggcagaaccagcggcagatggtaaacagtaattatgttccataaataagtaacacaatccaccataaaacgtgcaagaagtaaataaggaactgcttgaagcgagctagtggtttgctggacgttagacactacttccgcatttgtccacggtactgttgtcatgtggtttctacgtcagtaaaggcggtaacaaaggtaactgacgtcattgacaggcgactgcactgccccgtgtcactgtttagaatgggaattttctcatgatttacaagtagttgaaaacattagagatattgttagtaataaactggacaaaatatataacactagcttagtggtttttggatattttactgcaaaaattttacatattgtacctttaaatgagATTTTTATTGTTGGTAAGATAACCAGCCCATTGAAAGCCATCAAAACATGACATTGAGTGTTAAGGTGCATAAAACATACATTAGATTTTCTAGTTTCTTTCTTCTCAGCACAATAGTATTTCaatcatagaaaaaaaaaagtttatactCACACAGGGTAAGAAGTTGTAATTCCATTACTGAGATCAGGAGGCTGACAAATGGAGTCATTACTCTTCATAGACACAAAGCTGGATATTTGAGATGTTGTTTTCTGTTTCATTCTGGTGGCATAATTAGCAAAGTCATAGAAAAGTTGATTCAGGTATTATATACTTGTCATGGTGTAGGCAagggagataaaaaaaacaacaacacaaaaagaCAATCTAAAAGGAGAGGAAGATGACAAATACTCCAAATGGAGAACACAAACATAGGGAATCAATGAAATTGAAGGCTATTTATACACTCATGATGACAAAAGCAATAAACAGGTGAGGAATAATCACACACTATGGCAACAAATCAAACTAGGAAGTATCCATAAGAATGTGAAAACAGACACTACATGATCTTGAATAGAAACAATGTGTAAGTACTACAGAAAATAATCTGCTACATCATTATTGAGCTTAGTTTCTGATACTAAGGATATCGCACCTGGTGTTAGAGGTCACTGTTCCATTACTGAGATCAGGAGGCTGACAAATTGAGTCGTTACTCTTCATAGACACATGGCTGGATACTGGAGATGCTGCTCTCCGTCTCAttctggtcatataattagtaAAACGAAGGGACTACAGGGACTACCTGCAAAATGAAACCATTTAATATGTTATTATAATTCAGTTTCTTGTTTACAGTAGAGCACAACACTGAGCACTCACTTACTCAGCAGCATAGGTTCTGGAATTATTCACTAGTTGCATTTACAAAATCAAGCATGCTAGTGCATGCCAGGGAAATTGTCAACTCACAACTCACTAGAAAGTAAGGCTTGTGGCGGTCAGTTTTGAATATCTTATGTAATTTTACTTATATAGTAAAATCATCtggatttaagaatttttttatatttagactggaaacaagacaaaatactaaataagaaaagcatttttttttcatgcttttcaCGCATTAGAAAATGAAGACTTCACATAATCTTATCAGCatgatgaataaattatattaactgGAATAAAACGAGTTTAAGAACTTGGGAATAGCACGAGTTTAAGCACTCTCACA encodes the following:
- the LOC137009725 gene encoding protein NLRC3-like gives rise to the protein MTRMRRRAASPVSSHVSMKSNDSICQPPDLSNGTVTSNTRMKQKTTSQISSFVSMKSNDSICQPPDLSNGITTSYPVGEGEDLTCTSSSCQSHIRQHNKAAALQTHTLLRDSYPPADDVLRRVKETHKTRMKNKYETLFEGIKLQENQTLLNRIYTQLYIIEGESEGVNEEHEVVQMEKPTRTKCSQETLIYCNCIFKPSPKPGCEEKDQIKTVLTKGIAGIGKTVSVQKFILDWAEGKANQDVDFMFVLPFRELNLIRDHQYSLHRLLLDFHPELQDLNSNIYEECKVVFIFDGLDESRITLMFSDAQKVSDVTEISSVGVLMSKLMKGELLPSAHIWITSRPAAANQIPSKYINRLTEIQGFNDPQKEEYLRKRISDEHQASRIISHIRRARSIHIMCHIPVFCWISATVLQKLLKEDLSAEIPQTLTEMYIHFLLIQINMRNQKYEERDPEKLLQSNRKVIVKLSEVAFNQLMKGNVMFYEEDLRESGIDVTDASVYSGICTQIFKEESVIFQRKVYSFIHLSFQEFLAAFYVFYSHVIKNKESLQLFLGSSYEMYRSEDNSLCELLKPAVYKTLNSENGHLDLFLRFLLGLSLESNQRLLEDLLIRTENSSESIKKTMCYIKDKIKDSRFLLDSRSINLFLCLLEMKDQTLFTEIQEFVKSDKHSEEKLSPAHCSAIAYMLQMSEEPLDELDLRKYNTSDVGRERLLPAVNNCRKVILAGCNLSDECCESAALVLQSSDSLLRELDLSNNNLQDRKNSPQCQLEKPSMSSVLQSSDPLLREQDSTNLQELGENIPQCQLGKLRLAPLKLLGQSFKDFNLASQPSSDLLRELEPYYNDQKYSGMELLFAGLMSPYCKLQILRLAICNLTDQSCKGLASVLKSSNSSLRELDLSNNDLQNSGVKLLCAGLKSTNCTLEILRLSGCMVTEEGCVDLASALRSNPSHLRELDLSYNHPEVSGVKLLCTLLKDPHYKLEKLNVNHLEEVMITAGLRKYACNLTLDPNTVNILLCLSEDNRKVTRLEQQQPYPDHPDRFDYFPQVMCRESLSGRCYWEAEWSGWRGGVISVVHKGMRRKGGSDDCRFGFNENSWSLDCSDGTFTVWHNKNSSDIPAPYPSKRVGVYLDWSVGTLSFYSISDAHTLTHLCTFHSTFTEPLCAGFRVFIDSSLSLCKFEQPPNTVNLVKKLQRKMVAFFHKQ